In Marivivens aquimaris, one genomic interval encodes:
- a CDS encoding lipid-binding SYLF domain-containing protein has product MTNLTRRGFAAGAMMAAGTLAACGNPIGGSGAATIDARVAATLNHMYTAYPGTRQLASQSSGMLVMPLISEAGIGLGGSYGRGALVIGETTVDYYSAAGASAGIQFGAQQFSAVLFFMTPEALSGFRQSNGWTAGADVAYALNDRGEMLSASTLTSTSPVIAVVFAQAGFRVGATLEGVKYTRIIP; this is encoded by the coding sequence ATGACCAACCTGACACGACGCGGATTTGCGGCCGGCGCCATGATGGCAGCCGGAACCCTTGCTGCTTGCGGCAACCCCATCGGCGGAAGCGGCGCTGCGACCATCGACGCGCGCGTTGCCGCTACGCTCAACCACATGTACACCGCCTATCCGGGCACCCGCCAGCTGGCGAGCCAGTCCTCGGGTATGCTGGTCATGCCGCTGATTTCCGAGGCGGGCATTGGACTTGGCGGCTCTTACGGACGCGGCGCGCTTGTGATCGGCGAGACCACCGTGGACTACTATTCGGCAGCGGGCGCGAGCGCGGGCATCCAGTTCGGCGCGCAGCAGTTCAGCGCGGTCCTGTTCTTCATGACCCCCGAAGCGCTGAGCGGCTTCCGCCAGTCGAACGGCTGGACTGCCGGTGCTGACGTCGCCTACGCGCTGAACGACCGCGGCGAGATGCTGAGCGCTTCGACGCTGACCTCGACCTCTCCGGTCATCGCGGTTGTGTTTGCGCAGGCGGGCTTCCGCGTTGGCGCGACGCTCGAAGGCGTCAAGTACACGCGCATCATCCCGTAA
- the hemB gene encoding porphobilinogen synthase codes for MKPTVAPYPTARFRRLRKSAGIRAMVRENTLTTDDFIWPVFLIEGKDDETAIPSMPGVTRKTIDRVVKSAQEAFSLGIPAMCLFPYTSMEHRTEDCAMAWSRDNLTNQAIRAIKDAVPEMVIMTDIALDPYNINGHDGYVENGEILNDETVEALVKMALAQAEAGADLLGPSDMMDGRIGAMRSALESEGYQNVGILSYTAKYASGFYGPFRDAVGASGALKGDKKTYQMDAGNSDEALRLVERDLMEGADMVMIKPGMPYLDICRRVKDTFGVPTFAYQVSGEYAMIQAAVANGWLDGEKVMLESLLAFKRAGCDGILTYFAPEAARILNG; via the coding sequence ATGAAACCCACCGTCGCCCCCTATCCCACCGCCCGTTTCCGCCGCCTGCGCAAGTCCGCCGGTATCCGCGCTATGGTCCGTGAAAACACGCTCACCACAGATGATTTCATCTGGCCGGTGTTCCTGATCGAGGGAAAGGACGACGAAACCGCGATCCCGTCCATGCCGGGGGTGACCCGCAAGACCATCGACCGCGTGGTGAAATCGGCGCAGGAGGCGTTTTCGCTCGGCATTCCGGCGATGTGCCTGTTTCCCTACACCTCGATGGAGCACCGGACGGAAGATTGCGCGATGGCGTGGTCCCGCGACAATCTGACCAATCAGGCGATCCGCGCGATCAAGGACGCGGTGCCCGAAATGGTCATCATGACGGACATCGCGCTCGATCCATACAACATCAACGGCCATGACGGGTACGTCGAAAACGGCGAGATCCTGAACGACGAAACCGTAGAGGCGCTGGTCAAAATGGCGTTGGCGCAGGCAGAGGCCGGTGCCGATCTGCTCGGTCCGTCGGACATGATGGACGGGCGTATCGGGGCAATGCGTTCGGCGCTGGAAAGCGAGGGATATCAGAATGTTGGCATCCTGTCTTACACCGCCAAATACGCCTCTGGCTTCTACGGCCCGTTCCGTGATGCGGTGGGTGCGTCGGGCGCGCTGAAGGGTGACAAGAAGACCTACCAGATGGACGCGGGCAACTCGGACGAGGCCCTGCGTCTGGTTGAGCGCGATCTGATGGAAGGCGCCGATATGGTCATGATCAAACCGGGGATGCCGTACCTCGATATCTGCCGCCGCGTGAAGGATACCTTCGGTGTGCCGACTTTCGCCTATCAAGTGTCGGGCGAATACGCGATGATCCAGGCTGCCGTGGCAAACGGCTGGCTCGACGGCGAAAAAGTCATGCTGGAGAGCCTCTTAGCGTTCAAACGTGCGGGCTGTGACGGCATCCTGACGTATTTCGCACCCGAAGCGGCACGTATCCTCAACGGATGA
- a CDS encoding component of SufBCD complex — MDLIQNVFDVIDFRSFSNAWYWMVVAVLWSTSSYWVVGVPYDLIQRAEREHGDAFTDMQAVVIVYVRRTLTIVRQSAVFLVGFMCFILAMLITFAVLYQKEFAQALLLLMVPLFGLGALNVRTALKIEAEGVGSDMIFRRLRRHRLMVQAIGMFSIFITATYGMFYNLAVLHAF, encoded by the coding sequence GTGGATTTGATACAGAACGTATTCGACGTCATCGATTTTCGATCTTTTTCGAATGCGTGGTACTGGATGGTCGTGGCCGTCCTGTGGTCGACGTCGTCCTATTGGGTTGTCGGCGTTCCTTATGACCTGATCCAGCGGGCCGAGCGGGAACACGGTGATGCCTTCACCGACATGCAGGCCGTTGTGATCGTCTACGTTCGCCGCACGTTGACTATTGTGCGACAGTCGGCGGTCTTTCTGGTCGGCTTCATGTGTTTCATCCTCGCGATGCTCATCACCTTCGCCGTCCTTTATCAGAAGGAATTCGCGCAGGCGCTGCTGCTGCTGATGGTCCCGCTGTTCGGACTCGGTGCGCTGAACGTCCGCACCGCGCTGAAGATCGAAGCCGAAGGCGTGGGCAGTGACATGATCTTCCGCCGCCTGCGTCGCCATCGTCTGATGGTGCAGGCGATCGGCATGTTTTCGATCTTCATCACGGCGACTTACGGGATGTTTTACAACCTCGCTGTTCTTCATGCGTTCTAA
- the mfd gene encoding transcription-repair coupling factor — MVQNAHITVSGAPEGFDAKLILEELAKTGQPVLHVARDDKRLAEMQAALAFYAPDMPVVVFPAWDCLPYDRTSPNADISATRMATLAALTHGMPSQYVLLTTVNAATQKVPARSILKEAAFTARVDSRIDEDKLRNYLTRMGFTQAPTVMEPGDYAVRGGIIDIFPPGQSGPVRLDLFGDVLDSARRFDPATQRTTEKLDVVELAPVSEVILDEPAITRFRQNYRIEFGAAGTDDPLYEAISAGRKHAGQEHWLGFFHAELETLFDYVPKATITLDDQVTPTRVTRWTMVEDTYETRMHALKQKGRMDSVYKPAPPSLMYLDDNAWEVAVDGRRLLQFSPLKQPTGPNVIDAGGRIGRNFAPERQQESISLFGSLVSHIKKKLDDGPVVIASYSDGARERLTGLLEDEGAGEVIPVSDFSRVGKRGLHLAVWALEQGFEAKGITVISEQDVLGDRLIRQTKRKRKAENFLTETQSLTPGDLVVHVDHGVGRYLGLEVITAAGASHECISLEYAEGSKLYLPVENIELLSKYGHESGLLDKLGGGAWQAKKARMKERIRQMAERLIRVAAERELRKAPVLTPPDGMWDQFLARFPYAETDDQLQAISDVLDDLDSGRPMDRLICGDVGFGKTEVAIRAAFVAAMSGVQVAVIAPTTLLARQHYKNFKERFRGFPINVAPLSRFVSASEASKTREGMANGQMDIVIGTHALLAKGVNFKNLGLLIIDEEQHFGVQHKERLKQLRSDVHVLTLTATPIPRTLQLSLTGVRDLSIIGTPPIDRLSIRTYVSEFDTVTIREALLREHYRGGQSFLVVPRVSDLPEMEDWLKKNVPEVTYVVANGQMAAGELDDRMNAFYDGKYDVLLATTIVESGLDIPTANTMVVHRADMFGLAQLYQIRGRVGRSKTRAYAYLTTKPRGKLTPQAEKRLRVLGSLDTLGAGFTLASQDLDIRGAGNLLGEEQSGHVNEVGYELYQNMLEEEIDRIKKGGGALNDDDGQWAPQINLGVSVLIPEDYVPDLDVRLGLYRRLSNLSTKVELEGFAAELIDRFGKLPKEVNTLLLIVRIKAMCKRAGISHLDGGPKGATVRFHNDKFASPEGLVEFIGDQKGQAKIKDNKIVLQRDWPKEADKIKGAFAIARDLAEKVAAKKKKATKSGA; from the coding sequence ATGGTTCAGAACGCGCACATCACCGTCTCCGGCGCCCCCGAGGGGTTTGACGCTAAACTCATCCTCGAGGAGCTGGCCAAGACAGGCCAGCCGGTGCTGCACGTTGCGCGCGACGACAAACGTCTGGCAGAAATGCAGGCCGCGCTCGCGTTCTACGCCCCCGACATGCCCGTCGTCGTGTTCCCCGCGTGGGACTGTCTGCCGTACGACCGGACCTCGCCGAACGCAGATATTTCCGCGACCCGCATGGCGACTTTGGCGGCACTGACGCACGGGATGCCGTCGCAATACGTGCTGCTGACCACCGTCAATGCCGCCACCCAAAAGGTGCCCGCCCGCAGTATCCTCAAAGAGGCCGCTTTCACCGCCCGCGTCGATAGCCGGATTGATGAAGACAAGCTGCGTAACTACCTGACGCGCATGGGCTTTACCCAAGCGCCGACCGTGATGGAACCTGGCGACTACGCCGTCCGCGGCGGCATCATCGACATCTTCCCGCCGGGGCAGAGCGGCCCCGTCCGCCTCGACCTGTTCGGCGATGTTCTCGATAGCGCCCGCCGCTTTGATCCCGCCACGCAGCGCACCACGGAAAAGCTCGACGTGGTCGAACTTGCGCCCGTGTCCGAGGTCATCCTCGACGAGCCGGCAATCACCCGTTTCCGCCAGAACTACCGCATCGAATTCGGCGCCGCTGGCACCGACGATCCGCTGTACGAAGCGATCAGTGCGGGCCGCAAGCACGCAGGACAGGAACACTGGCTCGGCTTCTTCCACGCCGAGCTGGAAACGCTGTTCGACTATGTGCCCAAGGCCACTATCACGCTGGACGATCAGGTCACGCCGACCCGCGTCACCCGCTGGACGATGGTCGAGGACACCTACGAGACGCGGATGCACGCGCTCAAGCAGAAGGGCCGGATGGACAGCGTGTACAAGCCCGCGCCGCCGTCTCTGATGTACCTTGACGACAACGCGTGGGAGGTGGCCGTCGACGGTCGCCGCCTGCTGCAATTCAGCCCGCTGAAACAGCCGACCGGCCCGAACGTTATCGATGCAGGCGGCCGCATCGGGCGCAATTTCGCTCCCGAGCGTCAGCAAGAGAGCATCAGCCTCTTCGGCAGCCTCGTTTCGCACATCAAGAAGAAACTCGACGACGGCCCCGTTGTCATCGCGTCCTATTCCGACGGTGCCCGCGAACGTCTGACCGGCCTGCTGGAAGACGAAGGCGCGGGCGAGGTTATCCCCGTCAGCGATTTCTCCCGTGTCGGCAAACGCGGTTTACACCTCGCGGTATGGGCGCTCGAACAGGGCTTCGAGGCCAAAGGCATCACCGTCATTTCCGAACAGGACGTGCTCGGCGACCGCCTCATTCGCCAGACCAAGAGAAAGCGCAAGGCCGAGAACTTCCTCACCGAAACGCAGAGCCTCACGCCCGGCGATCTGGTGGTCCACGTCGACCACGGCGTTGGTCGCTACCTCGGGCTGGAGGTCATCACTGCGGCCGGTGCGTCGCACGAATGTATCTCGCTCGAATACGCCGAAGGGTCCAAGCTTTACCTGCCGGTCGAGAACATCGAACTGCTGTCGAAATACGGCCATGAAAGCGGCCTGCTCGACAAACTTGGCGGCGGTGCATGGCAGGCGAAAAAGGCCCGCATGAAAGAACGCATCCGCCAGATGGCGGAGCGTCTCATCCGTGTCGCGGCAGAGCGCGAACTGCGCAAAGCGCCCGTTCTTACGCCGCCCGACGGCATGTGGGACCAGTTCCTCGCGCGCTTCCCCTATGCGGAAACCGACGATCAGCTTCAGGCAATTTCTGACGTGCTTGATGACCTCGACAGCGGCCGCCCGATGGACCGCCTCATCTGCGGCGACGTGGGCTTCGGCAAAACCGAAGTCGCGATCCGCGCGGCCTTTGTTGCAGCTATGTCCGGCGTTCAGGTCGCCGTCATCGCACCGACCACTCTGCTCGCCCGCCAGCACTACAAGAACTTCAAGGAACGCTTCCGCGGCTTCCCGATCAACGTGGCCCCGCTGTCGCGTTTCGTCTCCGCGAGCGAGGCGTCCAAAACCCGCGAGGGCATGGCGAACGGCCAGATGGACATCGTCATCGGCACCCACGCGCTCCTCGCCAAGGGCGTTAATTTCAAGAACCTCGGCCTGCTGATCATCGACGAAGAACAGCACTTTGGCGTCCAGCACAAGGAACGCCTGAAGCAGCTCCGTTCCGACGTGCACGTCCTGACGCTGACCGCGACACCGATCCCGCGTACGCTGCAACTGTCGCTCACGGGCGTGCGCGACCTGTCGATCATCGGCACGCCGCCCATCGACCGCCTGTCGATCCGCACCTACGTGTCCGAATTCGATACCGTCACCATCCGCGAAGCGCTACTGCGCGAACACTATCGCGGCGGTCAATCGTTCCTCGTCGTGCCGCGCGTCAGCGACCTGCCAGAGATGGAAGACTGGCTGAAAAAGAACGTCCCCGAAGTCACCTATGTCGTGGCCAACGGCCAGATGGCAGCGGGCGAGCTCGACGACCGGATGAACGCGTTCTACGACGGCAAATACGACGTACTGCTAGCGACCACGATCGTGGAAAGCGGCCTCGATATTCCGACCGCAAACACGATGGTCGTGCACCGCGCCGATATGTTCGGCCTCGCGCAGCTCTACCAGATCCGTGGCCGCGTGGGCCGTTCCAAGACCCGCGCTTACGCGTACCTGACGACCAAACCGCGCGGCAAACTCACCCCGCAGGCCGAGAAGCGTCTGCGCGTGCTGGGCAGCCTCGACACCCTGGGCGCCGGCTTCACGCTGGCCTCGCAGGACCTCGATATTCGCGGTGCGGGTAACCTTCTGGGCGAAGAACAATCGGGCCACGTCAACGAGGTCGGCTACGAGCTGTACCAGAACATGCTCGAAGAAGAGATCGACCGCATCAAGAAGGGCGGCGGCGCGCTTAATGATGATGACGGCCAGTGGGCGCCGCAGATCAACCTCGGCGTTTCTGTCCTGATTCCAGAGGATTACGTGCCGGACCTTGACGTACGTCTCGGCCTCTATCGCCGTCTGTCGAACCTCTCGACCAAGGTGGAGCTGGAAGGTTTCGCTGCCGAACTGATCGACCGTTTCGGCAAGTTGCCGAAGGAAGTGAACACGCTGCTGCTGATCGTGCGCATCAAGGCGATGTGCAAACGCGCCGGTATCAGCCACCTCGACGGCGGCCCGAAAGGCGCGACCGTGCGCTTCCACAACGACAAGTTCGCATCGCCCGAAGGTCTGGTGGAGTTCATCGGCGACCAGAAGGGTCAGGCCAAGATCAAGGACAACAAGATCGTCCTGCAACGCGACTGGCCAAAGGAAGCGGACAAGATCAAAGGCGCCTTCGCCATCGCCCGCGACCTTGCAGAGAAGGTCGCGGCCAAGAAGAAAAAGGCTACAAAGTCCGGCGCTTAA